One genomic region from Chlamydia poikilotherma encodes:
- the acpS gene encoding holo-ACP synthase yields the protein MQTAHIGTDIIEISRIRKAIQTHNRRMLDRIFTKKEQEYCLRLTNPYPSFAARFAGKEAVSKALGTGIGKIVSWKDIEILKSSKQPEVLLPSRIYKKLGISKVLLSISHSREYATAVAIALI from the coding sequence ATGCAAACTGCACATATAGGAACAGACATTATTGAAATTTCTAGAATTCGCAAAGCAATACAAACTCACAACCGAAGAATGTTGGATAGAATTTTCACCAAAAAGGAACAAGAGTATTGTTTAAGACTAACTAATCCCTATCCTTCTTTTGCAGCAAGATTTGCTGGAAAAGAGGCTGTGTCTAAAGCTTTAGGAACAGGAATAGGAAAGATCGTTTCCTGGAAAGACATAGAGATTCTTAAATCATCAAAACAACCCGAAGTCCTCTTACCTTCAAGGATATATAAAAAATTAGGAATCTCTAAAGTATTGCTATCCATTAGCCATAGTCGTGAATACGCTACAGCTGTGGCTATAGCTCTAATCTAA
- the rpsA gene encoding 30S ribosomal protein S1, whose translation MPKQSEYTWGSKKILDTIDCLSEDVVEFKDLLCSTHGITSSDEETTSEIQPGAILKGTVVDINKDFVVVDVGLKSEGVIPMSEFIDSSEGLVLGAEVEVYLDQTEDEEGKVVLSREKATRQRQWEHILAHCEEGSIVKGQIIRKVKGGLIVDIGMEAFLPGSQIDNKKIKNLDDYVGKVCEFKILKINIDRRNVVVSRRELLEAERISKKAELIEQINIGERRRGLVKNITDFGVFLDLDGIDGLLHITDMTWKRIRHPSEMVELNQELEVIILSVDKEKGRVALGLKQKEHNPWEDIEKKYPPGKRVTGKIVKLLPYGAFIEIEEGIEGLIHVSEMSWVKNVVDPSEVVNKGDEVEAIVLSIQKEEGKISLGLKQTEHNPWDNIEEKYPIGLHVHAEIKNLTNYGAFVELEPGIEGLIHISDMSWIKKVSHPSELFKKGSTVEAVILSVDKESKKITLGVKQLSSNPWNEIEEMFPTGSNISGVVTKITAFGAFVELQNGIEGLIHVSELSEKPFSKIEDIISIGDSVSAKVIKLDPDHKKVSLSVKEYLSDKQHNHMDTDLNNLDLEDLVGSDKKKKGK comes from the coding sequence ATGCCAAAACAATCCGAATACACTTGGGGATCCAAAAAAATTCTTGATACTATAGATTGCCTCTCGGAAGACGTTGTTGAATTCAAAGATCTTCTATGCTCAACACACGGAATTACTTCAAGCGACGAGGAAACTACCAGTGAGATACAACCTGGCGCCATCCTAAAAGGTACTGTAGTTGATATCAATAAGGACTTCGTAGTCGTTGACGTTGGATTAAAATCCGAAGGAGTCATTCCAATGTCAGAATTCATAGATTCTTCTGAAGGTTTAGTTCTCGGTGCTGAAGTAGAGGTATACTTAGACCAAACTGAAGACGAAGAAGGAAAGGTTGTTTTATCTAGAGAAAAAGCTACTCGCCAAAGACAGTGGGAACATATTCTAGCTCACTGTGAAGAAGGCTCTATCGTCAAGGGACAAATTATACGCAAAGTCAAAGGTGGTCTTATTGTTGATATTGGGATGGAAGCTTTTCTCCCTGGATCACAAATCGATAATAAGAAAATTAAAAACTTAGATGATTATGTAGGCAAAGTCTGCGAGTTTAAAATTCTTAAAATCAACATTGACAGAAGAAATGTTGTTGTTTCAAGAAGAGAACTCCTAGAAGCAGAACGGATTTCTAAAAAAGCAGAACTTATCGAGCAAATTAATATTGGTGAACGCCGCCGAGGTCTTGTTAAAAACATTACAGATTTTGGTGTGTTCCTAGATCTAGACGGGATTGATGGTCTCTTACATATTACAGATATGACATGGAAACGAATCCGTCATCCATCTGAAATGGTGGAACTCAATCAAGAGCTTGAAGTCATTATTTTAAGCGTTGACAAAGAAAAAGGACGCGTTGCCCTAGGTCTTAAGCAAAAAGAACATAATCCTTGGGAAGATATTGAGAAGAAATATCCTCCAGGAAAACGTGTTACTGGTAAAATTGTTAAACTTCTCCCCTATGGTGCCTTTATTGAGATTGAAGAAGGTATCGAGGGCTTAATCCACGTTTCCGAAATGTCTTGGGTGAAAAATGTTGTTGATCCTAGCGAAGTAGTAAACAAAGGCGATGAAGTTGAGGCTATCGTTCTATCGATTCAAAAAGAGGAAGGTAAAATTTCCTTGGGTCTAAAACAAACAGAGCATAATCCATGGGATAATATCGAGGAGAAATATCCTATCGGTCTACATGTACATGCAGAAATCAAAAATCTAACGAATTACGGAGCTTTTGTTGAATTGGAGCCAGGTATCGAAGGTCTTATTCACATATCTGATATGAGCTGGATAAAAAAAGTATCACATCCTTCAGAACTCTTCAAAAAAGGTAGCACTGTTGAAGCTGTTATTCTTTCTGTAGACAAAGAAAGTAAAAAAATCACTCTCGGAGTTAAACAATTAAGTTCAAATCCATGGAATGAAATTGAAGAAATGTTCCCAACAGGAAGTAATATTTCTGGCGTAGTAACAAAAATTACTGCATTTGGCGCATTTGTAGAACTACAAAATGGTATTGAAGGTCTGATTCACGTTTCAGAACTATCTGAAAAACCTTTTTCAAAAATTGAAGACATTATCTCAATTGGCGATTCTGTGTCTGCAAAAGTCATCAAACTCGACCCGGATCACAAGAAAGTATCTCTTTCAGTGAAAGAATACTTATCTGATAAACAACATAATCATATGGATACAGATTTAAATAATTTGGACCTAGAAGATTTAGTTGGTTCAGACAAAAAGAAAAAAGGGAAATAA
- the trxB gene encoding thioredoxin-disulfide reductase, with protein MTHTKVIIIGSGPAGYTAAIYASRALLSPILFEGFFSGVAGGQLMTTTEVENFPGFPEGILGQKLMDNIKSQSRRFGTQILPKDVSSVDFSARPFVVMSNEEKYTCDTCIIATGASAKRLEIPGALDNEFWQKGVTACAVCDGASPIFKNKDLYVIGGGDSALEEAMFLTRYGKRVYIVHRRDTLRASKVMIKKAESNEKITFLWNSEIVKISGDSIVRSVDILNNVSNEISSYDAAGVFFAIGHKPNTDFLAGQLALDEHGYIITDKGTCRTSIPGVFAAGDVQDKHYRQAITAAGSGCMAALEAERFLD; from the coding sequence ATGACTCACACTAAAGTAATTATTATTGGTTCTGGTCCTGCAGGTTATACCGCAGCGATTTATGCTTCAAGAGCACTTTTAAGTCCTATTTTATTCGAGGGATTCTTTTCTGGGGTTGCTGGTGGTCAATTAATGACTACTACCGAAGTAGAAAATTTTCCCGGATTCCCTGAGGGCATATTAGGTCAAAAGTTAATGGATAATATAAAATCTCAATCTAGACGTTTTGGAACTCAAATTCTTCCAAAAGATGTCAGTTCGGTTGATTTCAGCGCACGTCCTTTTGTGGTAATGTCCAATGAAGAAAAATATACATGTGATACATGTATTATAGCAACGGGAGCTTCCGCAAAACGTTTAGAAATTCCAGGAGCATTGGATAATGAATTCTGGCAAAAAGGTGTTACAGCATGTGCTGTGTGTGATGGGGCTTCTCCTATTTTTAAGAATAAAGATTTATATGTGATAGGGGGAGGAGATTCTGCTTTAGAGGAAGCAATGTTTTTAACTCGTTATGGAAAACGTGTATATATTGTTCATAGAAGGGATACTTTAAGAGCCTCTAAAGTCATGATAAAAAAGGCAGAATCCAATGAAAAAATTACTTTTCTCTGGAATAGTGAAATAGTGAAAATTTCTGGAGATTCTATTGTTCGCTCAGTTGATATTTTAAATAATGTTTCTAATGAAATCTCTTCATACGATGCTGCGGGTGTGTTTTTTGCTATCGGGCATAAACCAAATACAGATTTCTTGGCTGGTCAATTGGCTTTGGATGAACATGGTTATATTATTACTGATAAAGGAACATGTAGAACTTCTATTCCTGGGGTATTTGCAGCAGGAGATGTTCAAGATAAACATTATAGACAAGCTATTACAGCTGCGGGAAGTGGTTGTATGGCTGCTTTAGAAGCTGAACGTTTTTTAGATTAG